One part of the Chryseobacterium mulctrae genome encodes these proteins:
- a CDS encoding DUF3347 domain-containing protein: protein MKSISKILMVITVLLSAVNSFAQIKNAKTETVKIYGNCEMCKTTIEKAGNVKNVATVNWNKDTKMATIDYDSKKTNQDEILKRIALAGYDNEKFLAPDDVYAKLSGCCQYDRELKPIATSKDAGMDMKADHANHNTKEMPATDMATTQNEPQLKAIFDNYFSVKDALVKTDAGTSSAKAAELIKAIKAIEMTKLSNEEHTVWMKVMKDLTTNAEKIAAAKDVTKQREFFALLAINMYELAKVSKQETPVYYQHCPMYDNGKGANWLSKEEAIKNPYYGSQMLTCGSVQETVK, encoded by the coding sequence ATGAAGTCAATATCAAAAATATTGATGGTAATCACCGTATTACTATCAGCCGTAAACAGTTTTGCCCAAATTAAAAATGCAAAAACAGAAACAGTGAAAATATATGGCAACTGTGAAATGTGTAAAACCACAATCGAGAAAGCAGGAAATGTAAAAAATGTAGCCACAGTAAATTGGAATAAAGATACCAAGATGGCTACAATCGACTACGATAGTAAAAAAACAAATCAGGATGAGATTCTCAAACGTATTGCTTTAGCAGGGTACGACAATGAGAAATTTTTAGCACCTGATGATGTTTATGCAAAGTTATCAGGTTGTTGCCAGTATGACAGGGAACTAAAGCCAATTGCCACATCTAAAGATGCAGGTATGGATATGAAAGCTGATCACGCTAACCACAACACCAAAGAAATGCCAGCCACAGATATGGCAACTACCCAAAATGAACCACAACTGAAAGCTATTTTCGATAACTATTTTTCAGTGAAAGATGCCTTGGTAAAAACTGATGCAGGCACTTCTTCTGCAAAAGCTGCTGAATTAATAAAGGCAATAAAAGCTATAGAAATGACAAAACTTTCCAATGAAGAACATACCGTCTGGATGAAAGTAATGAAAGATTTAACTACTAATGCAGAAAAAATTGCTGCAGCAAAAGATGTTACCAAACAAAGAGAATTTTTCGCTTTACTGGCTATTAATATGTACGAATTAGCCAAGGTTTCAAAACAAGAAACACCTGTTTATTATCAACATTGCCCAATGTACGATAATGGTAAAGGAGCAAATTGGCTAAGCAAAGAAGAAGCTATTAAAAATCCATATTACGGTTCTCAAATGCTCACTTGTGGCAGTGTACAGGAAACTGTTAAATAA
- a CDS encoding DUF305 domain-containing protein: MDSMKNQHGMQHTQKSEKNNSAHSLAMYKRFALMAVAMFIAMYFIMYAMIDGLQNLIPNINNLYMTLLMVSAMLIIELWMMKGMYQNKKINWAVIVVSLAIGIFSWFGIREQLNVGDKEFVKGMIPHHAAAVLMSEKAKLTDPELIELQKNILETQAKEIEFMKRKLKEFENK, translated from the coding sequence ATGGACAGTATGAAAAATCAACACGGTATGCAACATACCCAAAAGAGCGAAAAAAATAATTCTGCCCACTCTTTAGCAATGTACAAACGTTTTGCTTTAATGGCTGTTGCAATGTTTATAGCTATGTATTTTATTATGTATGCTATGATTGATGGCTTACAGAACCTTATCCCGAACATCAACAATTTATATATGACGCTGCTGATGGTTTCAGCAATGCTGATTATTGAATTATGGATGATGAAAGGAATGTATCAAAACAAAAAGATCAATTGGGCAGTCATTGTGGTTTCTCTTGCGATTGGTATCTTTTCATGGTTTGGCATTAGAGAGCAATTAAATGTGGGCGATAAGGAATTTGTAAAAGGAATGATACCGCATCACGCAGCCGCAGTATTAATGTCTGAAAAAGCTAAGCTTACCGACCCCGAATTAATTGAGCTCCAAAAGAACATATTGGAAACCCAAGCAAAAGAAATCGAATTCATGAAGCGAAAGCTGAAAGAATTTGAAAACAAGTAA
- a CDS encoding DUF3347 domain-containing protein: MKNIIFSIITLVTVAAATISCKQSSNKNGDQQADDSTAITRTQDLSTATQNDTTPAVTPRDTLSQKVEKSASKEQTQIFSIEPIVKDYLVLKNALVADNDKVAANAGKQLFTTINNVDMKSIAANKHKEFMDIAESAKENAEHIGDNAGKIDHQREHLAMLSKDVSDLIVLFGTTQKVYQDFCPMYNDGKGAVWISEAKTIKNPYYGSKMLTCGSVKKAF; encoded by the coding sequence ATGAAAAATATAATTTTCTCAATCATTACATTAGTAACAGTTGCAGCGGCAACAATTTCCTGCAAGCAATCTTCCAATAAAAATGGCGACCAGCAGGCTGATGATAGCACAGCCATAACTAGAACCCAAGATTTGTCAACAGCAACACAAAATGATACAACGCCTGCCGTTACTCCAAGAGATACACTATCTCAAAAGGTGGAAAAGTCTGCTTCAAAAGAGCAGACACAAATCTTCTCTATTGAACCAATTGTAAAAGATTATCTGGTTTTAAAAAATGCACTCGTTGCAGATAATGACAAAGTAGCTGCTAACGCAGGGAAGCAATTATTTACAACTATAAACAATGTAGATATGAAATCAATAGCCGCAAACAAGCATAAAGAGTTTATGGACATTGCGGAGAGTGCAAAAGAAAATGCTGAGCATATTGGTGACAACGCGGGAAAGATAGACCACCAAAGAGAGCATTTAGCAATGTTGAGTAAAGATGTTTCAGACCTTATCGTATTGTTTGGCACCACTCAAAAAGTTTATCAGGACTTCTGCCCAATGTATAATGATGGTAAAGGTGCTGTTTGGATTAGCGAAGCTAAGACAATAAAAAATCCTTATTACGGTAGCAAGATGCTTACTTGTGGCTCTGTAAAGAAAGCGTTCTAA
- a CDS encoding heme-binding domain-containing protein, protein MKRVLKIMLAIVLFIFIAIQFYQPALNVDKGQVYTTDFSKVYTVPPNVQNILKNACYDCHSNNTNNVWYSNIQPIAWLMKKHIDNGKEKLNFSEFGSISSRRQISKLKGIANQIKDEQMPLASYKIMHRNAQLSMEQKKLIVDWMNKTADSLSTEN, encoded by the coding sequence ATGAAGAGAGTATTAAAGATAATGTTAGCAATAGTGCTGTTTATTTTTATTGCAATACAATTTTATCAACCTGCCCTTAATGTAGATAAAGGGCAGGTTTACACAACCGATTTTTCGAAAGTTTATACAGTTCCGCCAAATGTGCAAAACATCTTAAAAAATGCCTGTTACGATTGTCATAGCAACAATACCAATAATGTTTGGTATTCCAACATTCAACCAATTGCGTGGCTGATGAAGAAGCATATTGATAATGGCAAAGAAAAATTAAACTTTAGTGAGTTTGGCAGTATTAGTAGTCGAAGGCAAATAAGTAAATTGAAAGGAATAGCAAACCAAATTAAAGACGAACAAATGCCTTTAGCTTCTTATAAAATAATGCACAGAAATGCACAGCTTTCAATGGAGCAAAAAAAATTGATCGTGGATTGGATGAACAAAACAGCAGACAGCCTTTCAACAGAAAATTAA
- a CDS encoding copper-translocating P-type ATPase has protein sequence MEHQHTENKETHAGHKMSNMQHGANPAMGMAGHNHHAMMIADFKKRFYVVLVLTIPIMMLSTMIQHFMKVDWQFAGSQYILFALSTVVFFYGGFPFLKGLVDEVKAKNPGMMFLIGFAITVAYIYSVAIVFGLQGMDFFWELATLILIMLLGHWIEMKSVAGASKELELLVQLMPADAHMVMPNMVHDVKTDTLKENDIILVKPGEKVAADGIILEGESYLNESMLTGESKPVQKVKGDKVIAGAINGNGSIKVTVSHATKDSYLSQVIKLVDDAQKSKSQTQLLADKAARWLTIIALVTGIATFLYWYLTGQSLAFAMERMVTVIVICCPHALGLAVPLVVAKSTALSAKNGLLIKNRTAFENSRKITTIVFDKTGTLTVGRFEVSKIVSLQKEFNENEIIRLASALEQKSEHPIATGILQKAKELSITIPETENFNAITGKGVEATVEGEKILIVSPGYLKENNLAIPEGFNANDTETVVFVIVNNELSGYIALSDEIRPEAAEAIKTLKENNIKSILLTGDNNKVAKSVSDILGMDSFIAEVLPHQKLEKIKDLQSNGEFVAMTGDGVNDSPALAIADVGIAVGSGSDIAAETAGIVLVNSNPKDVVNLILFGKATYRKMIQNLIWATGYNVIALPLAAGVLYKQGILLSPAAGAVLMTVSTVVVAINASFLKVKK, from the coding sequence ATGGAACATCAACATACAGAAAATAAAGAAACCCATGCAGGGCATAAAATGAGCAATATGCAGCATGGAGCAAACCCAGCAATGGGCATGGCAGGACATAACCACCATGCCATGATGATTGCCGATTTTAAAAAGCGGTTTTATGTAGTGCTTGTCCTAACCATTCCAATCATGATGCTGTCAACCATGATACAACATTTTATGAAAGTTGATTGGCAGTTTGCAGGTTCGCAATACATACTCTTTGCATTGTCAACCGTTGTGTTTTTTTATGGAGGCTTTCCATTTTTAAAAGGATTGGTTGACGAAGTAAAAGCAAAGAACCCCGGCATGATGTTTTTAATCGGCTTCGCCATAACAGTTGCTTACATCTACAGCGTTGCAATTGTGTTTGGGTTACAGGGCATGGATTTCTTTTGGGAATTGGCAACCCTTATACTAATCATGCTTTTGGGGCATTGGATAGAAATGAAATCTGTTGCAGGTGCATCAAAAGAATTAGAATTATTGGTGCAGTTAATGCCAGCCGATGCACACATGGTAATGCCTAACATGGTGCATGATGTAAAAACCGATACACTAAAAGAGAACGACATTATTTTAGTAAAACCAGGCGAAAAAGTGGCAGCCGATGGAATAATATTAGAAGGCGAAAGCTATCTGAACGAAAGTATGCTTACAGGTGAAAGCAAACCAGTACAAAAAGTAAAAGGCGATAAAGTAATTGCAGGTGCAATCAATGGCAACGGTTCTATAAAAGTTACCGTTTCCCATGCCACAAAAGACTCTTACTTATCACAGGTTATTAAATTGGTGGACGATGCACAAAAATCAAAATCACAAACGCAACTATTAGCAGACAAAGCAGCAAGATGGCTTACCATTATAGCATTGGTTACGGGCATTGCCACATTTTTATATTGGTATCTTACAGGGCAATCATTGGCTTTTGCAATGGAAAGGATGGTAACCGTAATTGTTATTTGCTGCCCTCATGCTTTGGGTTTGGCAGTACCATTGGTTGTTGCAAAATCAACAGCATTATCAGCTAAGAATGGTTTACTTATTAAAAATCGTACAGCGTTTGAAAATTCAAGAAAAATAACCACTATCGTTTTTGACAAGACAGGAACATTAACTGTAGGAAGATTTGAAGTGTCAAAAATTGTATCGCTGCAAAAAGAGTTCAATGAAAATGAAATCATTCGCCTTGCGTCTGCATTAGAACAAAAATCAGAACATCCTATTGCAACAGGCATTTTGCAAAAAGCAAAAGAACTATCGATCACCATTCCTGAAACGGAAAACTTTAATGCCATAACAGGCAAAGGAGTTGAAGCAACGGTTGAAGGCGAAAAAATATTGATAGTCAGTCCGGGATATTTAAAAGAAAATAATTTAGCAATTCCCGAAGGCTTTAATGCCAACGATACAGAAACGGTTGTGTTCGTAATCGTAAATAATGAGTTATCAGGTTATATTGCTTTGTCAGATGAAATTCGTCCTGAAGCTGCCGAAGCAATAAAGACCTTGAAAGAAAATAATATCAAATCTATTTTACTTACCGGTGATAATAACAAAGTAGCAAAAAGTGTAAGCGATATTTTGGGTATGGATAGTTTTATTGCCGAAGTATTACCACATCAAAAATTAGAAAAGATAAAAGACCTGCAAAGCAATGGCGAATTCGTAGCTATGACAGGTGATGGCGTAAACGATTCACCAGCACTGGCAATTGCAGATGTTGGTATAGCAGTTGGCAGCGGTAGTGATATTGCAGCCGAAACCGCAGGTATTGTTTTAGTGAACAGTAACCCTAAGGATGTTGTAAATCTTATTTTATTTGGCAAAGCCACCTATCGTAAAATGATACAGAATTTAATTTGGGCTACGGGTTACAATGTAATCGCATTGCCTTTGGCAGCAGGTGTTTTGTACAAGCAAGGCATATTGTTAAGCCCAGCCGCAGGTGCGGTTTTAATGACGGTTAGCACAGTCGTAGTTGCAATCAATGCAAGTTTTTTAAAAGTAAAAAAATAA
- a CDS encoding heavy metal-binding domain-containing protein: MHPEIHATKPGNCPKCGMKSKRKASTRKKNCKHKISKNSSIRIICNRYTSKLRR, translated from the coding sequence ATGCATCCCGAAATCCACGCCACAAAACCAGGCAACTGCCCAAAGTGTGGTATGAAATCCAAAAGAAAAGCCTCAACCCGTAAAAAGAATTGTAAACACAAAATCTCCAAAAACAGTTCGATACGAATTATATGTAACAGATACACTAGTAAACTACGCAGGTAA
- a CDS encoding multicopper oxidase family protein: MVNTKSPKTVRYELYVTDTLVNYAGKEKRAIAVNGQIPMPALTFTEGDTAEIVVHNQLKESTSLHWHGVFLPNKEDGVPWLTQKPIKAGDTYTYRFPIIQHGTHWYHSHSGLQEQIGMYGSFVMKKREDDKTFREGIDDLPTVPIILSEWTNLNPNNINRMLHNANDWAAIKKNATQSYAEAIREGHFKTKVTNEWKRMLAMDVSDVYYDKILINGNNATDLKTVDGKTLKAGDKVRLRISNGGASSYFWLRYAGGKITVVANDGNDVEPVEVDRLIIAVSETYDIVVTIPEDGVAYEFLATTEDRTQSASYFVGNGIKQLISPLPRLKYFEGMKMMNDMMKMNGDLDDMGMKMSLNQMDMNVVMYPEITGDAKPKEDHSQHNMNMDNDPNRYNANALGEIKTLNYAMLQSPSNTELPKDAPVKELKFTLTGNMNRYVWSMDNKILSEVDKIPVKKGEILRITIHNNSMMRHPMHLHGFDFRVINGKGEKSPLKNVLDIMPMETDTIEFLANEEGDWFFHCHILYHMMSGMNRVFAVDDYQNPNLPDKKQAYNMLQRESNMPHFMAQNDFASNGNDGDAMLQNSRWSLGTEWRLGYNDMHGYEIETHLGRYIGKMQWFMPFIGFDWRYRKMGMDEHETNLFGQKNEKDTRRAISLGFMYTLPMLVNFQAEVYHDGIVRLSLMREDIPITKRLRAAFMVNTDMEYMTELKYIINKNVGIRTHYDSDMGWGVGLSLNY, encoded by the coding sequence ATTGTAAACACAAAATCTCCAAAAACAGTTCGATACGAATTATATGTAACAGATACACTAGTAAACTACGCAGGTAAAGAAAAGAGAGCTATTGCCGTAAATGGTCAAATACCTATGCCTGCACTCACTTTTACAGAAGGCGATACAGCCGAAATTGTCGTACATAATCAATTAAAAGAAAGTACATCACTGCATTGGCATGGTGTTTTTTTACCCAATAAAGAGGATGGTGTGCCTTGGCTTACACAAAAACCAATTAAGGCGGGCGATACTTATACCTATCGTTTTCCGATTATCCAACATGGCACGCACTGGTATCACTCACATTCTGGTTTGCAGGAGCAGATTGGTATGTATGGTAGTTTTGTAATGAAAAAGCGTGAGGATGATAAAACTTTTAGAGAAGGAATAGATGATTTGCCTACTGTACCCATCATTTTAAGCGAGTGGACAAACCTCAATCCCAATAACATTAATCGGATGTTACATAACGCCAATGATTGGGCGGCTATCAAAAAAAATGCTACACAATCTTACGCAGAAGCTATCAGAGAAGGTCATTTCAAAACAAAAGTAACTAACGAATGGAAACGTATGTTGGCAATGGATGTTAGCGATGTGTATTACGATAAAATATTAATCAACGGAAATAATGCTACCGACTTAAAAACAGTTGATGGCAAAACACTGAAAGCAGGCGATAAAGTGCGGTTGCGAATATCAAATGGGGGGGCATCTTCTTACTTTTGGTTGCGGTACGCCGGAGGTAAAATTACTGTAGTAGCCAATGATGGTAATGATGTAGAACCAGTAGAGGTCGATAGATTAATTATTGCAGTGTCCGAAACGTACGATATTGTTGTCACAATTCCTGAAGATGGTGTTGCTTATGAATTTTTAGCCACAACCGAAGACCGAACACAATCGGCTAGCTATTTTGTAGGCAATGGTATCAAGCAGTTAATATCGCCGCTCCCAAGATTGAAATATTTTGAGGGAATGAAAATGATGAACGATATGATGAAAATGAATGGGGATTTGGACGATATGGGAATGAAAATGAGCCTGAACCAAATGGATATGAATGTGGTAATGTATCCTGAGATTACTGGAGATGCTAAACCAAAAGAAGACCATAGTCAGCACAATATGAATATGGATAATGATCCCAATCGTTACAATGCAAATGCTTTGGGAGAAATCAAAACGCTAAATTATGCAATGTTACAATCTCCTTCCAATACGGAACTTCCTAAAGATGCTCCAGTAAAAGAATTGAAATTTACCCTTACAGGAAATATGAACCGTTATGTGTGGAGTATGGATAATAAAATACTTTCAGAAGTTGATAAAATACCTGTAAAAAAAGGAGAAATTCTACGAATTACCATTCATAATAACTCAATGATGCGACACCCGATGCACTTGCACGGCTTTGATTTTAGAGTTATTAATGGCAAAGGTGAAAAATCTCCCCTTAAAAATGTTTTAGATATAATGCCAATGGAAACTGACACTATTGAGTTTTTAGCAAACGAAGAAGGAGATTGGTTTTTCCACTGTCACATCCTTTATCATATGATGTCAGGAATGAACAGGGTATTTGCGGTTGACGATTATCAAAATCCAAATTTGCCTGACAAGAAACAAGCATATAATATGTTGCAAAGAGAAAGCAATATGCCTCATTTTATGGCACAAAATGATTTTGCGAGCAATGGGAATGATGGTGATGCAATGCTTCAGAACTCAAGATGGAGCTTAGGTACAGAATGGCGTTTAGGTTATAATGATATGCACGGCTATGAGATAGAAACTCATTTAGGAAGATATATTGGTAAAATGCAATGGTTTATGCCATTCATCGGTTTCGACTGGCGCTACCGTAAAATGGGTATGGATGAACACGAAACCAATTTATTTGGACAGAAAAATGAAAAAGATACACGTAGAGCCATTAGTTTAGGTTTTATGTACACTTTGCCAATGTTAGTGAACTTTCAGGCAGAAGTCTATCACGATGGAATTGTACGTCTTTCTTTAATGCGTGAAGATATTCCGATTACAAAAAGATTGAGAGCAGCTTTTATGGTCAACACCGATATGGAATATATGACAGAACTAAAATATATTATCAATAAAAATGTTGGCATTCGTACACATTATGATAGTGATATGGGATGGGGCGTAGGCTTATCTCTTAATTACTAA
- a CDS encoding phage tail protein: MEGTIGEIRLFAANFAPRDWSYCNGALIAIRANTALFSILGTTYGGDGKVTFGLPNLSGRSAVGAGQGPGLSYYDLGEMTGTNKTTLTVLNLPPHTHTAGGNIVIPAFSDDGDSATPANNILASKSAMYTSEAGDSNTKSIPLNIQVSVTGGSNPINITQPSLGMNYIICMYGVFPSRS; encoded by the coding sequence ATGGAAGGAACAATAGGAGAAATCCGCCTTTTTGCCGCAAACTTTGCACCTAGAGATTGGTCGTATTGTAATGGTGCATTAATCGCAATCAGAGCAAACACCGCTTTATTCTCTATTTTGGGAACCACTTATGGAGGAGACGGAAAAGTCACTTTCGGTTTGCCTAATCTTTCAGGAAGATCTGCCGTAGGAGCAGGACAGGGACCTGGATTATCTTACTACGACTTAGGTGAGATGACCGGTACAAATAAAACAACACTTACTGTTTTGAATCTTCCACCACATACTCATACCGCGGGAGGAAATATTGTTATTCCTGCATTTTCAGATGATGGAGACTCTGCAACTCCGGCAAATAATATTTTGGCTTCAAAGAGTGCTATGTATACATCTGAGGCAGGTGATTCTAATACTAAATCTATTCCTCTGAACATTCAGGTGAGTGTTACAGGCGGAAGCAATCCAATTAATATTACTCAGCCTTCACTAGGAATGAATTATATTATTTGCATGTACGGAGTTTTCCCATCTAGAAGCTAA
- a CDS encoding phage tail protein gives MEGYIGEIRLFAGNFAPRGWMFCDGTLYNISTYDVLYTILGTTFGGNGQTTFGVPDLRGRVAVGTGQGAGLQNITLGQAGGTETVTMTTSQMPMHTHNAIATIAFPASSEAGDSASPSGAILGGLQGAYSTQPADTNIAPATASGALSTVGSGVPFEILQPVLAANYIICCEGIYPSRP, from the coding sequence ATGGAAGGTTATATAGGAGAAATTCGATTGTTTGCGGGAAATTTCGCTCCAAGAGGATGGATGTTTTGCGATGGAACGCTATACAATATATCAACTTATGATGTGCTTTATACAATCTTAGGAACTACTTTTGGAGGTAATGGGCAAACTACATTTGGTGTGCCAGATTTACGTGGCCGTGTTGCTGTAGGGACAGGTCAAGGAGCTGGTTTACAAAATATTACACTGGGTCAGGCAGGAGGTACGGAAACTGTAACAATGACTACTTCACAAATGCCAATGCATACTCATAATGCAATAGCAACGATAGCATTTCCTGCTTCTTCTGAGGCTGGAGATTCAGCTTCGCCTTCGGGAGCTATTTTAGGAGGATTGCAGGGTGCGTATTCTACTCAGCCGGCAGATACAAATATTGCTCCGGCTACAGCTTCGGGAGCTTTATCTACTGTGGGTAGTGGTGTTCCTTTTGAAATTCTACAGCCTGTTTTAGCAGCCAATTACATTATATGCTGTGAAGGAATTTATCCAAGCAGACCATAA
- a CDS encoding phage tail protein yields MDGTMSEIRMFAGNFAPKSWAFCQGQLLAINTNQALFALLGTMYGGNGVSTFALPNFAGRTAMGTGSGAGIDSWTLGEVAGTPTVTLLTANLPMHNHGSGTETASISAYSDTGNLGSPTDARLASVTGLYSNKPANTALRSITTAFNLSVTGGSQPISIQQPFLGMNYIICLSGIFPSRS; encoded by the coding sequence ATGGATGGAACAATGTCAGAAATAAGAATGTTCGCAGGAAATTTTGCTCCAAAATCGTGGGCTTTTTGCCAAGGACAATTATTAGCAATCAATACAAACCAAGCACTTTTTGCACTTTTAGGAACGATGTACGGTGGAAATGGAGTTAGCACATTTGCGTTACCTAATTTTGCAGGTAGAACTGCTATGGGGACTGGAAGTGGAGCAGGAATTGATAGCTGGACACTTGGAGAAGTAGCTGGTACACCAACGGTGACATTACTTACTGCTAATCTACCTATGCACAATCATGGTTCTGGTACAGAAACAGCTTCAATTAGTGCATATTCAGATACCGGAAATTTAGGTTCTCCCACAGATGCTAGACTTGCCTCTGTAACAGGATTATATTCGAACAAGCCTGCAAATACGGCATTAAGATCAATAACAACTGCATTTAATTTAAGCGTTACGGGAGGAAGTCAGCCAATTAGTATTCAGCAACCGTTTTTAGGAATGAATTACATCATTTGTTTAAGCGGAATTTTTCCTTCAAGATCATAA
- a CDS encoding type 1 periplasmic-binding domain-containing protein, with the protein MKIALLLPRSVIYPSMSFDMMDGFKQALKNIGLEGHHEIVSAGIGVAAKHEEIYERCEQFLLEGADIIIGYINPISAEFVHSLFESSGKTLIVLDSGYHFPAFQGKLSNAYFISLQGGLCTRVITHKAIEEGHKNFAFTCSFYDAGYRPSYIYPVAVEEKGGAIGFNHVTSLRREDFTLAPLTEYLEQQKETAVLATFCGDMADDFFRAGNDLVNNHSVYGTGFTSDEAWLSKMSYPGSDWSSAVAWSKTLKMPENETFVNIMNGIKEGKANLFSLLGWEAALFIAFENENFDGITINAPRGKVYMNPENRFTEAPVYYATVSKDETTGSCLLKDVEVASVTESERESLNNNIKYIQSIEANSWLNAYACLES; encoded by the coding sequence ATGAAAATAGCTTTACTTTTACCACGATCTGTTATCTATCCTTCAATGTCTTTTGATATGATGGATGGCTTTAAACAAGCCTTGAAAAATATCGGCTTGGAAGGTCATCACGAAATCGTATCGGCAGGAATAGGGGTTGCAGCAAAACATGAAGAAATTTATGAACGTTGCGAGCAATTTCTTTTAGAAGGCGCAGATATTATTATTGGATACATCAATCCTATTTCGGCGGAGTTTGTTCACTCACTTTTCGAATCTTCAGGCAAAACGTTAATTGTTTTAGACAGTGGATATCATTTTCCTGCTTTTCAAGGAAAGCTTTCCAATGCGTATTTTATATCTCTTCAGGGAGGTTTGTGTACAAGGGTTATCACTCATAAGGCAATTGAAGAAGGGCATAAGAATTTTGCGTTTACATGTTCTTTTTACGATGCGGGCTATCGTCCGTCTTACATCTATCCAGTAGCCGTTGAAGAGAAAGGCGGTGCAATAGGCTTTAATCACGTTACATCTTTGCGCCGTGAAGATTTTACTCTGGCCCCACTTACCGAATATCTTGAGCAGCAAAAAGAAACTGCAGTTCTTGCAACATTTTGTGGCGATATGGCAGACGATTTTTTCAGAGCAGGAAATGATCTTGTGAATAATCATTCGGTATACGGAACAGGTTTCACATCTGATGAGGCTTGGCTTTCAAAAATGTCTTATCCAGGAAGTGATTGGAGCTCAGCAGTAGCTTGGTCTAAAACTTTAAAAATGCCCGAAAATGAAACTTTTGTAAATATAATGAACGGTATTAAAGAAGGTAAAGCCAACCTTTTCTCCTTATTGGGATGGGAAGCTGCTCTTTTTATCGCATTTGAAAACGAAAATTTCGATGGCATTACAATCAATGCGCCACGCGGAAAGGTTTATATGAATCCAGAAAACAGATTTACCGAAGCTCCGGTTTATTATGCAACCGTTTCAAAAGATGAAACTACGGGAAGCTGCCTTCTGAAAGACGTTGAGGTCGCCTCGGTAACAGAATCTGAACGTGAAAGTTTAAATAATAATATTAAATACATTCAAAGTATTGAAGCTAATTCTTGGCTCAATGCTTATGCATGTTTAGAATCATAA
- a CDS encoding formyltransferase family protein encodes MFRIIMTASKIVVLCNNRMAIPALQALASQGRLCALGVPEANTDVIDFCSMLSKQSGIPLLIIKKENFSAQLEELITKTNAQFIFTMTFPWKISAEVLNKHQGKFYNFHYGLLPEMRGADPVFESIRSGAKETGITVHAIENKIDKGAIILKKILPLSINMTHGVLCTNLSWLGANLLSELLILLKNDSKGTKQNEDNAKYFTKPAAADVCISWQKYDAKTIEALSRACNPWNKGAYTQWNGWNIRVVEATVINEASHQSDIPGTILSLDEDNGLIVKCNNETQLRLDIIYTDEGFMSGHKLFAFGMKKGSRFVNL; translated from the coding sequence ATGTTTAGAATCATAATGACAGCATCCAAAATAGTAGTTTTATGCAATAATCGTATGGCGATTCCGGCTTTGCAGGCTTTAGCTTCGCAAGGTCGACTTTGTGCTTTAGGAGTGCCGGAAGCAAATACAGATGTCATTGATTTCTGTTCAATGCTTTCAAAACAATCCGGAATACCATTATTAATCATTAAAAAAGAAAATTTTTCTGCTCAGCTAGAAGAATTGATCACTAAAACAAATGCTCAATTTATTTTCACCATGACGTTTCCCTGGAAGATATCTGCAGAAGTTTTAAATAAACATCAGGGTAAATTCTACAATTTTCACTATGGATTATTGCCTGAAATGAGAGGCGCAGATCCTGTTTTTGAATCTATAAGAAGTGGTGCAAAAGAAACTGGGATTACCGTTCATGCCATTGAAAATAAAATTGATAAAGGGGCAATTATTCTGAAAAAGATTTTACCTCTTTCGATAAATATGACACACGGTGTACTTTGTACCAACTTGTCATGGTTGGGAGCAAATTTATTGAGTGAACTTTTAATTTTATTAAAAAATGATTCTAAAGGCACAAAACAAAACGAAGACAATGCTAAATATTTCACAAAACCTGCAGCAGCAGATGTTTGCATTTCTTGGCAAAAGTATGATGCTAAAACTATCGAAGCTTTATCAAGAGCATGCAATCCGTGGAATAAAGGAGCATACACACAATGGAATGGTTGGAATATAAGAGTTGTTGAGGCTACAGTAATTAATGAAGCCTCACATCAATCTGATATTCCCGGAACCATTCTGTCGTTGGACGAAGACAATGGGCTCATTGTAAAATGTAATAATGAAACTCAACTTCGATTAGATATCATCTATACAGATGAAGGATTTATGAGTGGTCACAAACTGTTTGCTTTTGGTATGAAAAAAGGCAGCCGGTTTGTGAATCTTTAA